Proteins from a genomic interval of Nymphaea colorata isolate Beijing-Zhang1983 unplaced genomic scaffold, ASM883128v2 scaffold0660, whole genome shotgun sequence:
- the LOC116245423 gene encoding uncharacterized protein LOC116245423, whose amino-acid sequence MLADNQLLPPEANFEIYVIPMVNPDGVIHGMARTNMAGLDLNRHWGENILKAPNNKINVWLDCDPGLDDILAIIYAAHCDRIDLIGISTSPGNSSLENTTRNALDMLYHIGRSDIQVYMGSNQLINGDMKLADHVHGENGLGGVHLKQSPRQAITEHGLQKTYEKIMSTEGQVVWANTGSLTNLCILLLTYPKLKSKLKEIVIMGGAIGKGNTTPAAEFNIFFDPCAFKNVLKLKGDIPLVMIPLETTHINIAGEDVYERFKGYSSHPFGLALYNTMLCYQDFYITVNKIPFPPYHDPLTIFYILHPEEFEVRPANVEVDTHPGSYGRTNIYFSYPGVPRVSSSTLVTTNLLNEKTKFWDEMLRIMDMIFSPEMQKTIGIEY is encoded by the exons aTGCTTGCTGATAACCAGTTGCTGCCACCTGAGGCTAATTTCGAGATTTACGTAATCCCAATGGTAAATCCTGATGGAGTTATCCATGGAATGGCGCGGACAAACATGGCGGGACTCGATCTTAATCGTCATTGGGGTGAAAACATCCTGAAG gctccaaacaacaaaataaacGTTTGGCTGGATTGTGATCCTGGCTTGGATGATATATTGGCTATCATATATGCCGCGCACTGTGATAGGATTGACCTCATCGGCATCTCCACATCTCCAGGCAACTCCAGTTTGGAAAACACAACACGCAATGCTCTCGATATGCTTTATCACATCGGCCGATCAGACATTCAAGTCTACATGGGATCGAATCAGCTCATCAATGGCGATATGAAGCTGGCTGATCATGTTCATGGAGAGAACGGACTCGGTGGCGTCCACCTAAAGCAATCTCCCCGCCAAGCAATCACTGAGCATGGACTGCAAAAGACTTACGAAAAGATCATGAGCACAGAGGGACAAGTGGTTTGGGCAAATACTGGCAGTCTCACCaacctttgcattcttttgCTGACTTATCCTAAACTGAAGAGTAAATTGAAGGAAATTGTAATTATGGGAGGAGCTATTGGAAAGGGAAATACCACACCAGCTGCTGAgttcaacatattttttgatCCTTGTGCTTTCAAAAATGTTCTAAAGCTAAAAGGCGATATTCCTTTGGTAATGATTCCATTGGAAACTACTCACATTAACATCGCAGGAGAGGATGTGTATGAGCGCTTCAAAGGCTACAGTTCACACCCCTTTGGACTTGCACTCTATAACACAATGCTGTGTTACCAGGACTTCTATATCACCGTCAACAAGATTCCTTTCCCGCCATATCATGATCCACTTACTATCTTTTACATTCTGCACCCTGAAGAATTCGAAGTGCGCCCAGCCAATGTGGAGGTAGATACTCACCCTGGATCCTATGGAAGAACcaacatatatttttcatacCCAGGTGTGCCGCGAGTTTCAAGCAGTACCCTTGTAACTACCAACCTGCTCAATGAGAAGACTAAATTTTGGGACGAAATGTTAAGGATTATGGATATGATCTTTTCTCCAGAGATGCAGAAGACTATCGGGATTGAATACTGA